The following are encoded in a window of Astyanax mexicanus isolate ESR-SI-001 chromosome 6, AstMex3_surface, whole genome shotgun sequence genomic DNA:
- the LOC111188306 gene encoding zinc finger protein 239-like: MKPSPDMEKHQHSVKRFTKQSDLKKHQRIHTGQKPYHCSDCGKSFTKQSTLKIHQRIHTGEKPCHCTDCGKSFTEQSSLKSHQRIHTGEKPYHCSDCGKSFTEHSSLKNHQRIHTGEKPYHCSDCEKSFKQQSNLKNHQRIHTGEKPYHCSDCGKNFNQQSNLKLHQRIHTGEKPFHCSDCGKSFTKQSHLTNHQRIHTGEKPYHCSDCGKSFNQQGNLINHQRIHTGEKPYHCSDCGKSFKQQSTLKIHQRIHTGEKPYHCLECEKCFSTESYLKNHQRIHTGVKPYYCLECEKCFYTERNLKKHQRIHTGDKTIPNLFHGN, translated from the coding sequence atgaagccaagtcccgacatggagaaacatcagcactctgtcaagagatttaccaaacagagtgatctcaaaaaacaccagcgcattcacacaggacagaaaccgtatcactgctcagactgtgggaaaagttttactaaacagagtactctcaaaatacaccagcgcattcacacaggagagaaaccgtgtcactgcacagactgtgggaagagttttactgaacagagtagtctcaaaagtcaccagcgcattcacacaggagagaaaccgtatcactgctcagattgtgggaagagttttactgaacacagtagtctcaaaaatcaccagcgcattcacacaggagagaaaccatatcactgctcagactgtgaaaagagttttaagcaacagagtaatctcaaaaatcaccagcgcattcacacaggagagaaaccgtatcactgctcagactgtgggaagaattttaatcaacagagtaatctcaaattacaccagcgcattcacacaggagagaaaccgtttcactgctcagactgtgggaagagttttactaaacagagtcatctcacaaatcaccagcgcattcacacaggagagaaaccatatcactgctctgactgtgggaagagttttaatcaacagggtaaTCTCataaatcaccagcgcattcacacaggagagaaaccgtatcactgctctgactgtgggaagagttttaagcaacagagtactctcaaaatacaccagcgcattcacacaggagagaaaccatatcactgcttagAGTGTGAGAAGTGTTTTTCTACAGAGAGttatctcaaaaatcaccagcgcattcacacaggagtaaaaccatattactgcttagagtgtgagaagtgtttttatacagagcgtaatctcaaaaaacaccagcgcattcacacaggagataaaactatcccaaatctgttccacggcaattaa